TTTTCTCGACCAGGCGCCGCTGTTGTAGCCGCCCGCCCGCTTGATATAATATTCATAGCTCTTGCCGGGTTCGTAGGGCAGGAGTCCAGGATTTTTAACATGTCCGACAACATAAACAGTATTTTCGACGGCCGGCACCACGATCAAATCCCGATCCTGGAGCGCAATGTCGTATTCCTTTTTCCCCTTCTGAAACAGTGCCACAAAATCCACTGAAACCAACCCCTTCAGCTCGCGGGCGCGTTCTCTATAGTAGGCTTTTTCAAAGGGATCCATATCGGTACTGATTAGGTAATCCAACCGCTCGAATTCGCGATCCTTGACCTCCTCCATGGAACGTCGCTGTACATAAGCGCCGTTGAGCATGGCCTGCGGC
The nucleotide sequence above comes from candidate division KSB1 bacterium. Encoded proteins:
- a CDS encoding SLBB domain-containing protein; its protein translation is PQAMLNGAYVQRRSMEEVKDREFERLDYLISTDMDPFEKAYYRERARELKGLVSVDFVALFQKGKKEYDIALQDRDLIVVPAVENTVYVVGHVKNPGLLPYEPGKSYEYYIKRAGGYNSGAWSRKVKIKKAGTGELLSPRKTQVEMGDMIFVPQRVEKDFWETFRDVAVVTTQIATMVMVITQINYWTSLRK